GGTCGCCGCCCGCGCGAGGAGGCGGTCTGCCGTGCCGGGCTCACGCTCGAAGAGCACATCACCGTGAAGCAGCGCTTCCACCGTCGCGACTGATCCAGCCCGACCCAGATCGAGCAGGTCGATCGCGTCGAAGCGCGTCAGGTCGGACAGTTCGGTAGGTAGCTCGAGCGTGGAACGACCATGCTTGGTGAGCACCGCGATGTCGAGGTCTCGCGCACGATCGCGAACCGGACCG
The genomic region above belongs to Euzebyales bacterium and contains:
- a CDS encoding nucleotidyltransferase domain-containing protein — encoded protein: MTATTPTHALETLRAAAASGALAAVCDRHHVALLVAFGSAVNGPVRDRARDLDIAVLTKHGRSTLELPTELSDLTRFDAIDLLDLGRAGSVATVEALLHGDVLFEREPGTADRLLARAATEKMDTQWLRDWALELMAS